One Chitinivibrionales bacterium DNA window includes the following coding sequences:
- a CDS encoding tetratricopeptide repeat protein: MSLEYPITVAGNTNKAPLVGLVRICCMIVGFCGIAFCYEPFEDIQQKTTSNKLSIITLRILDRNRKVMMQGNAFFISNTGDAITSRHLFDKAFFIEAVTTDGKVYPVDTIVCEDKEGDLIWISVPIPKDIIHPLDIKKTLPSVGEQIMVMVSATLVSDGEVSSIISIPNFGNLIKISAPVSQGATGSPVVDMNGEVVGVAVLHNIDGQNHVHALPGSRIIKMEKTKGITLAQWQSSRLENRKAVAEELYAGALPFIQTGKYEDALKHLIAAVKKYPGYVIAYTQLAYCYKKLGALQEAGEALEAIIRISPKDTRAYYNLALNFTELGLYNDAMITLREALKIDDEFPAAYTLMAWIYNETGSLDEAVKPCKKAISIKPDFDYAHVVLGTVYMKRNQFDWAVNSFKQAININPENIDAYLNLAQAYNRQGMNEKELEILSQANKANPGNFTILKNLGEVCINQEEYYKAKGYLKKAREINSNDPDVLYNLGMAYLKGGDKNKAMAYYKTLRRIDNIRAEKLKRHIK; this comes from the coding sequence AAGCTCCATTGGTTGGCCTGGTAAGGATATGCTGCATGATTGTTGGTTTCTGCGGTATTGCCTTTTGCTATGAGCCCTTTGAAGACATTCAACAAAAAACGACCTCTAATAAATTGTCAATTATTACGTTACGAATTCTTGATCGTAACAGAAAAGTGATGATGCAGGGTAATGCGTTTTTTATTTCAAATACCGGTGATGCCATAACCAGTCGCCATCTTTTTGATAAGGCATTTTTCATTGAAGCGGTTACTACCGACGGCAAGGTGTATCCGGTTGATACGATTGTTTGTGAAGATAAGGAAGGGGATTTGATCTGGATATCAGTACCGATTCCCAAGGATATAATTCATCCCCTTGATATTAAAAAAACGTTGCCTTCGGTTGGTGAACAGATCATGGTAATGGTGAGTGCAACGCTTGTTTCCGATGGCGAGGTCTCTTCAATTATTTCAATCCCCAATTTCGGCAACCTGATAAAAATTTCCGCCCCCGTATCTCAGGGCGCGACCGGAAGTCCGGTGGTGGATATGAACGGGGAAGTAGTTGGTGTTGCAGTGCTTCATAATATCGATGGCCAAAACCATGTCCATGCCCTTCCCGGCAGCAGAATAATAAAAATGGAAAAAACAAAAGGAATCACCTTAGCCCAGTGGCAATCATCCCGTCTTGAAAACAGGAAAGCCGTTGCAGAAGAGCTCTATGCCGGAGCACTTCCCTTTATCCAGACCGGAAAATATGAAGATGCACTGAAGCATCTTATAGCAGCAGTAAAGAAATATCCCGGTTATGTAATAGCCTATACCCAACTGGCTTACTGCTATAAAAAACTCGGAGCACTCCAGGAGGCCGGCGAAGCTCTTGAGGCAATTATCCGAATAAGTCCCAAAGATACGAGAGCTTACTACAATCTGGCGCTAAATTTTACTGAGCTTGGGTTATATAACGATGCCATGATTACTCTGCGCGAGGCCTTGAAAATTGATGATGAATTTCCTGCAGCCTATACGCTTATGGCATGGATATACAACGAAACGGGATCGCTGGATGAAGCGGTCAAACCATGCAAAAAGGCGATAAGTATCAAACCCGATTTCGACTATGCTCATGTTGTACTGGGAACAGTCTACATGAAAAGAAACCAGTTCGACTGGGCGGTCAATTCATTCAAGCAGGCAATTAATATCAATCCCGAAAATATCGATGCCTATCTCAATCTTGCACAAGCCTATAACAGACAGGGGATGAATGAGAAGGAACTCGAAATACTATCACAGGCTAATAAGGCGAATCCCGGAAATTTCACTATACTGAAAAACCTTGGTGAAGTCTGTATCAATCAGGAAGAATACTATAAGGCTAAAGGGTATCTTAAGAAAGCCCGGGAAATCAACAGCAATGATCCTGATGTTTTATATAATCTCGGGATGGCATATTTGAAGGGCGGAGATAAGAATAAAGCGATGGCATACTACAAAACACTGAGACGGATTGATAATATCAGAGCGGAAAAACTTAAGAGGCATATTAAATAG